GGCGTCATGCATCCCCTCGACGAAAACCGCGCCATGCATCGCCAGATACACCCCGTCCAGCGGCATGGCATCGCGCAGGCGTTGCACGAAATCCGCCTTGAAACGGTCATATGTTGCGCTTGCAACGGGTCCACCTGCGATGTTGCGCGCATAAAATGTTGGCAGATATGTCGCATCATGGCGCTTCAACACATCGAAATAGCCCTGACGCAGCATCTCGTCACCGACCCAGATGGTGAAATCATGATCCGTCATTTTGACAGGGTTATAGCTGCTGCATTCCGTATGCAGCCCGCCGATCGCAACGCGCATCAACTGGTCCTTTCCTGAGAGGGGGGCGCCAACAAGAACCGGTGCGTCGCGATGGACGCGGCCCCCGCCGCATGTGCCCCGAAGGGTGTTTTGGCGACATCAATCCGTGTCCTGTTGCGCATTTGGGGCAATACATTGGCATCAACGGTTTGTTGCATGACCGCCGCGAACAGCCCGTTGCAGCGTTCCGCCGACAACCGGATCAGCACGCGTTCGGGGTTCAGCATCTGGACAATCTGGGCGACAATGGACCCCAGCGCGTCACCTGCGGCATGCAGGATTTCAACGGCCGCCGGATCCCCTTGGGCGGCGGCGGCTTCCAGCGCATCAAAATCTGTTTCTTTCAGATTTGCGCGCCCGGCTGCCAGCTTCATTGCGCGCAGGCTGGAAATCGTATCAAGGCAGCCGCGTTTGCCGCATTGGCACGGAATGCCACCGGGCGCGACAGTGATATGCGCAACTTCGCCCGCGCCACCGGCAAACCCGCGAAACAGGTTGCGCCCGATAAACACCGCGCCGCCGATGCCGTCATCAATGTCGATCAGTGCAAAAGACGCCGCCTCGGACGCGGCACCAAAAAGCTTCTCGCGCATGGCCAGCGCGTTGGCGTCGTTTTCAATATGCACCGGCAGACCCAGATAATCGGCGGCCATTTTGCCCAATGGCACGTTTTCCCACCCCATCAGGGTTGATCGCACGCAGGTATCCTGTCCGGCATTCACAACACCCGACACCGATATTCCCACACCCATGACCTTGTCAGGGTCGAACCCTGTGTCACGTGCCAGTTTTTTGATCGCCGCATCCAATAGCGGCGGTATGCTTTCGGGGGTGCGCATGCTGGGCAAATCGGCGGTGCCCATGATGTCGCCCACCGCATCACACAACACCAGCCGCGATCGGTCGGGGCGCAGCGACAGCCCTGCAAACAGGCATGACCCTGATGAAAACGCAATCAGCGTCGCTGGCCGCCCGGCCCCGCGAATGGAGTCGGTTTCGTGCAACAACCCCTGCGCAATCAGTTCCTTGACAGCGCCGGTGACGGCGGCCTTGGACACACCCGCCATTTCCGAAATCTCTGTCCGGCTTAGGGGTCCTGCCTCTGAAATAGCCCAGAGGATGCGTCGGTGATGTGGGGCGGGCGAGTCCATGAAATCTCCGAATGGCGATTTAAAAGTATCTTGACTTTTTTAATACACTAAAATCAAATGCGCAAGATAGTTTAGTGGCTAAATTAATATTCGTCTCATTTGGCCATAAGTGAAAATAACTAAACAGGGTGCTGCTCATGAACAAACTTCCGATCCACGGCCTTCGCCGGATACTCCTCGCCTCTAGTGTCAGTCTTTTGGCCATTGGCGCACAAGCACAGACACTGCGCATCATGCAATCAGAACCACCGCGGTCCATGGACCCTGCCGACCAGACCGCATCGTTTACCCAGGTGGTGCTGGCACCCATGTATGAGGGCCTGATCGGGCGTTCATCCGACATGGAAATCGTGCCTGTTCTGGCGACCGACTGGTCCCATGACGACAGCGGACTGGTCTGGACATTCAATCTGCGCGAAGGTGTCACCTTCCATGATGGCACCGCGCTGGATTCGGCAGCGGTGGTCAACAGCTTCCAGCGGTTGCTGGACCCTGCGCGCGGGCTGGCCGCTGCCGGACGCATGCGCGCAGTTCTGGCCGATGTGGAAGCTGATGGCGACATGCAGGTCAATTTCACCTTGCACAGCCCCTATGCCGGGTTTGTGGACCTTATGGCAACCGCCGTAGGCTGGATCGTCAGCCCCACCGCAGATGGCGCAGGCAATCTGGGCACCGCAGCCGTTGGAACCGGCCCCTTCCGGTTTCAGGAATGGGAATCGGGTGAATATGTCAGCCAGACCGCATTTGACGGCTATTGGGGGGACCAGCCCCAACTGGAAGGACTGCATTTCACATGGTCATCAGAACCGTCAGTCCTGTCGATGGCCGTGCAGTCGGGCGAAGTCGATGTGGTAAACCCGCTACCGCCAATCTTTGCACAAACCATCGCCAACAATCCTGAACTGGACCTGATCGACCAACCCGGATCATCCATGTTCTGGGTGTCGCTGAATGTTCAATCTGACGCGCTGGAACATCAGGCAGTCCGTCAGGCGCTGAATTTCGCAACCAACAAGGACGCATTGGTGCAAGCCCTGCTGCGCGGATACGGCACCCCTGCCACCTCCCCCCTGTCGCCCACAAACCCGGCATGGGATGACACGCTTAACCCTTATCCGTATGACGTTGAGAAAGCCCTCGAACTGCTGGATGCCGCCGGTTTTGCAGACGGGTTCAGCATGTCGGTCGCGGTGCAGGAACCCGAGGCATCGATTGCCGAGGCCCTTCAGGCCATGTGGGGCGAAATTGGCGTAGACCTGCAAATCCGCCGACTGGAATCAGGCGTCTGGTCCGAAGCGGCGTTTAACGACCCTGACGCCAAGGCCGCAGACGGGCTGGACGCTGTCATTGCGTCTTGGTCATCGGGTTCTTTCAATTCCGATCTGCAATTCCGCCCGCTTTATGCCACATCGTCATGGGCACCGGGCGGGGCAAATCTTGGGTTCTTTTCGTCCGGGGCGCTGGATGATCTGATTGACCGTGCTGCATCGGAACTGGATGCGGATGCCCGCCGCGATCTGTATGTCGAAGCCCAGAAACTGGTGAATGAAGAAGCGCCACATGTGCTGTTGTATTCCACCCGCGATCTGGCCGCCATGCGGCAATCGGTCGATGGTGTCTGGCTTATTCCGGGCGGTGTGGTGCAGGTTGCAGGCGCGTCGATCGCAGATTGATAAACTGGTCAGGGGGCGGGCAACCGCCCCCGCCGACCGCTGCAAGCGAAAGCTGTCATGAGAAATTATTTCCTGCGCAAACTGATGATGCTGCCCCTGATCCTGCTGGGCGTGTCGTTTATTGTCTTCATGTCTGTGCGCGCCTTGCCCGGCGACCCCGCCCGCCTGATGGCAGGACCGGAAGCCACGCAGGACGCGGTGGATGACATGCGCGTACGGCTGGGGCTGGACCGGCCATTGATGGTGCAATACGCAGCCTTTCTTAAGGGTGCGGCCACTGGCGATTTCGGCACATCAATCAGGTCACAACGTCCTGTATCGCAAGAACTTTCGCGCCGGTACAAAGCAACGATGGAACTGGCGACAGTCGCCTATTTCTTTGCCACAATCATAGGCGTGCCCGCCGGCATGATTGCCGCAATCTGCAAGGGACGTGCGCCCGACCATGTGGTGATGGTCTTTGCTATTTTGGGGGCGTCAGTGGCCAATTTCTGGCTGGCACTGGTGATGATGGATTACTTTTCTGTGCAGAAGGGCTGGCTGCCCCTTCTGGGGTCGGGCAGTGCTGCGCATTTCGTGATGCCTGCGATTGTACTGGGATTGCTGCCCATGGCCCTGATTGCGCGCATGACACGGTCTTCCATGATTGAAACGCTGGATCAGGACTATATCCGCACCGCGCGCGCCAAGGGCCTGGGGGCGTTTCAAGTCTATCAGCGCCATGCGCTGCGCAATGCGCTGATCCCCATTGTTACAATCATTGGCCTGAATTTCGGGGCTGTCATCGGGTCTACAGTTGTGACCGAAACCGTGTTCAATTGGCCGGGCATCGGGCGGCTGTTGGTCGATGCGGTCCGCTACCGCGATTATCCCATCATTCAGGGCGTGACATTGCTGGCCGTGGTCAGCGTTGTTCTTGTCAATTTCTTTGCGGAATTCCTGATTTCCGTGCTGGACCCGCGTGTGAGGTTTAACTGATGCTTGTCGCACAAAGACGGCCATTGTCCACGGCCATGAACTGGTGCTTGCGCCGCCCGTCACTGGTGTTGGGTGGCTTCATTGTGGGTGTTCTGGTGCTGGCCGCAGCCTTCGCACCATGGCTTGCGCCCGCAGACCCCTATCAGCAAAACCTTATGCTGTCGCTGATGCCCCCATCGGCAGAACACCCTTTGGGCACCGATGCCTATGGCCGCGATGTTCTAAGCCGTATCTTGTATGGCGCGCGCCTGTCGCTGCTGGAAATCAGTCTGGGGGTCGGTGTCGCGCTGATTTTCGGGGTCCCGCTGGGATTGGTGGCAGGTATGTCGGGGGGCAATATAGATGGCGCAATCATGTGGGTGATGGATATTATCTTTGCCTTTCCCGGCATCATTCTGGCAATCCTGATTGTCTCGATCCTTGGCCCAAGCCTTTTTAACATGTTGATGGCCATCGCTTTGTTTTCGCTGCCTGTTTATGCAAGGCTGACACGCAACCTGACGCTGGGACTGAAGCGGATGGAATATGTGCAGGCCGCGCAGGCACTTGGCGCGTCCCGCCTTCGGGTGATGTTCGACCATATTCTGCTGAACGCTCTGGGGCCGATCATCGTGCAGGCAACGCTTACGGCGGGAACCGTGGTGCTGACTGCGGCCAGCCTGTCCTTTCTAGGGTTGGGCGCGCAACCGCCAATACCCGAATGGGGTGCCATGATGAGTGATGGCCGGAACTATGTGGGTGTGGCCCTTTGGGTTTCTTTCTTTCCCGGACTGGCGGTTACGATCACGGTTCTGGGGTTCAATATTCTGGGCGATGGTCTGCGTGACCTGCTTGATCCGCGCCGGTGATGATGCGAGTTTGTAACGTGGAAAAAATCAACGCCCTCGCGGCGGATATAGGCGGCAGCTACATACGCATGTCGCGCGTGGATGACTGCGGCGCATTGCACGGCCCCGTCCTGCGGCGGTCGACGCCAGTTGACGATCTGGATCAGTTTATACAAACGCTGTCGGATCTGGTTGCAGAACTGCGGCAGGACGCAGGAAACGGATCGCGGCTTGCAATTGCCACGGCCGGATTGTTGAACCCTGCAACCGGCGTGATGCGTGCGGCCAATATTCCCTGCCTCAACAACATTGCACCAGCGGCCGCGCTATCGGAAAAGCTGGGCCGTCAGGTTGTGCTGGTCAATGACGCAGACGCATTTGCCCTGGCCGAGGCCACGCGCGGCGCGGGCGTCGGGCATGTCACTGTGCTGGGGGCAGTTATCGGCACCGGTATCGGTGGCGGGCTGGTGATTGACGGGCGCGCGGTGCGCGGCTCGGGGGGGGTTGCGGGGGAATGGGGGCATGGACCAATTGCCAGCCACCACCCCCATGTGCTGAACAGGCCGCTGGAGCGGATGCGGTGCGGCTGCGGCCAGCATGGCTGCGCCGACACTTTCGGGGGCGCGCGCGGCATTGAACGTCTGCACAAGCTTCTGGGCCATCCGTCCCAGACCACGGCCCAGATCGTCACAGGCTGGAAAGGTGGCGCGGCTGCCGCGTCGCAAACCATTGATGTCTGGGCAGAAATGCTGTCCGAACCCCTGTCGCTGGCACTGAATGTGACCGGCGCGTCCATTGTGCCCGTTGGCGGCGGTTTATCATCCGAACCCGCGTTGGTGGCCAAGCTGGATCAGGCCGTCCGCGCACGCATTCTGAATGAAACCGATCAGGCACTTCTGGTGCCCAGCTTGCTGGGCGCAGATGCCGGATTGATCGGCGCCGCGCTATTGGCCCGCCAGATCAGCGAAGGTCGCCCATGACAGCAACACTGGAAATATGTGTTGATACACTGGACGGATTGGACGCAGCAATCAAAGGCGGGGCCGACCGGATAGAGCTGTGCGCAGCGCTGGATGTAGGCGGGCTTAGCCCTGCGCCATCCTTGCTCTATGCAGCGCAGTCTGCACCCATTCCGATTTACTGCATGATCCGCCCCCGCGCAGGCAGCTTTATCTACACCGCGCGCGAGCTGGATTTCATGTGCGCCGAAATCACGCTGGTCCGCGAATTGGGGTTTGCAGGCGTCGTGCTGGGCTGCGGGGATGAAAGCGGGCTGGATATAGCGGGTTTGTCGCGGCTTTGCGCAGCCGCAGACGGGCTGGGCCGGACATTGCACCGTGTGGTTGACCTGTTGCCGGACCGCCGCGATGTTCCCCGTCAGGCCGCATCGCTTGGGTTCGAGAGGATCCTGACATCGGGCGGCCAGCCGCAAGCGCAACAAGGCATGGCAGATATCGCAGCCATGGTGCGCGCTGCACCGCAAGGCGTGTCCATAATGCCCGGCAGCGGGGTCACTGCCCAAAACACCGCGCGCATCCTGCGGAAAACCGGTGCGCGCGAAATCCACGCGTCGGCGCGCGGGGCACGGAATGACGCCGCCACCGGGGGCCGTCTGCATGAACTGGGGTTTTGCGCGGTCACCACAAAACACACGGATACGGCACTGGTCGCGGGCCTGAAGTGGGCACTGGGCGCGTCAGAACAAGGAATGGCATGAATGGCACATGGTCACAAACACCACAACGCGGCCCGTCCATGCCGCCCCGGCAACCAGCGACGCGCGGCATGATCCAGGTGCTTGTCGTCGGGCTGGGGGCCATGGGCCAACGCCACGCGCTGGCCTATGCCGCGCTGGACGGCTTTCAGATCGGGGGCTGATCAACCGGTCGGATATGGCGTTGCCACAGGCGCTGGCGCATCTGACTGTCGAACGTGATTTCGACGCGGCACTGGCGCGGTTGGAACCCGATATGGTGGCGATCGCGACCTATGCTGACAGTCATGCAGCGCTGGCGATAGCTGCGCTGAACGCGGGCGCGCATGTGTTTGTCGAAAAACCATTGGCCACCAACATTGCCGATTGCTACGCAGTGGCCCAGGCCGCGCGGCAGACAGGGCGCAAACTGATGGTCGTCCATATCCTGTGTCATCACCCGACATGGGTCGCGCTGATCGCAGCCGTCCGCGCATTCGGCGGCCCGTATGTGTTCCGCCTGAACCTGAACCAGCGGTCGGTCGGGCCTGCATGGGCTACCCATAAGGCGCTGATGCGATCCGCCTCTTCTTTGGTTGATTGCGGGGTGCATTATGTGGATGTAATGTGTCAGATCACGGATGCCCCCCCGGTAGAAGTGCTGGGCATGGGGCTGCGCCTAACCAATGAAATCGCCGATGATATGTATAAATACGGGCATTTTCAGGTGACATTCGCAGACGGGTCCTGTGGCTGGTACGAGGCGGGGTGGGGCCCGATGATGTCAGACATCGCGCGCTTTATCAAAGACGTGATTTCTACGAACTATCCTATATTGGATATGACGCTAGAGTTAATGCATGTGGTCGAGCGCGGGATTTTTCGGCTGGCCTCGATGCCGTGTTATCTTCGGAAAACAGTGTTCAAATCCTGTCCCCGCAACCATTTATCCAATACTTATCAAATACTTGCGCCCCGTAACCGTGGGGCTTTCCGCTGCGTCCAAGCCGTGTCCGCACTGTGGAAGCACGCGGGGCAAGTTGACCTGCCACTGAACTTTGACCTGCCCCGGGATTTTTCCACCATTTGGAATTAGGGTCTTACCCAGTAAAGGGACGGACAATGAAGCGAACGAGATACACAGAAGAGCAGATCATCAGTGTTCTAACCGAGCATGGTGAGGCGTGAGCCCGCCACTGGTTCGAGGGCCACACCGAACGGCGCGAAGTGCGCTGATCTGTGCCGTTAGCAAGGGATGTCGGAAGGCACCTTTTCTGCCTGGAAGGCGAAGTTTGGCGGGATGACCGTTTAGGATGCCAAACGGTTAAAGGCGCTCGAGGATGAGAATGCAAAGTTGAAGAAGCTGCTGGCGGAACAGATGCTGGATGCTGAGGTCCGGCCCCGGATGCATGAGAATGATCGCAGCGCGACGGGATTTTTGCCTCCTGATGAATTCGAGGCGGTCGCGGATCAATTCTTTGCGGAGCCCGCCAAAAGCGTGCGCGGGTGGGAGACGGCGGAAGATGCGCAACGTCGCATCGTGACCGAAGTTGATGCCTGTCTCGCGGGCCCGCAAAAGGGCGATATTCTTTTCGTTGGGCACGGCGGTGTCGGCACCCTGCTGTTCTGCGCCTTGTCGGGCATTAGAATTGATCGACGTTTCGACCAAGGATCTGGTGGTGGCGGGTGTTCGTTCGAGTTCGACGTTCAGGGTCGTAGGCCGCTACTGGAATGGCAGCCGATGGAAGCATTGATGTGCGGCAGCTAAGGGTTTGAGCCGACGAGCCGCCGCGCAGCATAGCGCTTTTATCGTCCTCGGTTCGGGCGGTCGGCCCACTGCTGCCCGTCGATCTCGTTGACGCGCTGCGGCGCGGCTACGCGGATACCGCCGTTCATGCTTGCCGCAGCATTTCTGGCGGGTCAGTGTCTGCTGAAGCAGATAGTGGCCATAACCCGCTGAACTTCGAATGTTTGCTTGTCATGGTCCCGGGTTAATCTGATGATGGTTTCCCAAGGCCCCCAAGAAAAGGCAGAAAAGGGCAGAAGTCATATGCCGATGGAAACCTATCTCATTTACTTGGCGGCAGTTGCTGTGTTCTTCGCGACACCCCCTGACACCAGCCAGCTGCTTGTGATTTCCAACAGTATCCGCCACGGGTTGCGCCGCAGTGTTTACACCATTGCGGGTGATCTGAGCGCGAACTGCCTTCAAATGACAGCGGCCGCATTCGGCCTTGCTGCGATCATTGCAGCCTCTGCAAGTGCCTTCATCTGGGTAAAATGGCTTGGTGTCGCGTATCTGGTCTGGCTCGGCATACGCTTGATTCTGTCGAAAGATCATACTTCCAACATCGAGGCAAATGCCTCAGGCGGGGCGTTCCGGCTTTTCCGACAGGGCTTCATCACGTCGATGGCGAACCCGTTTGCTGTCGTGTTCTTTGGCGCATTGTTCCCGCAATTCATTGATCCGGCATCGCCCGTTGCGCCCCAGCTCTTTATTCTTGGGGTGACCTACATCTTGGTTGACGGGGCTATCCTGCTGCTGTGGGGCTGGCTGGGTATTCGGGCAGCCTCTGCCCTGAAACAGTTTTCATTCGGCCTGATCAATAAGGTCTGTGGTAGCCTCATGATTGCCGCCGCAGCATTGCTCGCGACGAAGGACTTCCAACCACAGCGCTAGCGAAGCCCTCATCGAAAACGGTCTTTCCGTGCGACGGATAAGCTGGTCAACTTGGGCATGAAACGTCGCGCTGTGGCGCGCCGCTGGCCGCCATCAGATCGGCAATTCTGATGTTGCCTTTTCGGTTGAAACCACGATGGACGTGCGGAACTTCCGGACGTTTTTGTCGGCAAAGAAGAACCGATGTGTGAAGGCCTCGTAACCTGCGATATCGTCTGCCATCACGACAAGGATGAAGTCGGATTCGCCCGCGATGCAATAGAAATGGGTCACTTGCCGGTCTTCACGCGCTTTGCGCTTGAATGCGTCGATCTGATCAAGCCGGTCGCGCTCCAGCTCTACCGCCACGATGGCGGTGATGCCCAGTCCCAAGGGTTTCGGATCAAGGATGGCCACTTCGCGTTTGATCACACCCGCTTCGCGCAACATTCGCATGCGTCGCTGGACGGAAGCTGTCGAAATGCCGGTGGCCTCTGCAAGCGCCTGAACGGGGGTCCTGGCATTCTTCTGAAGATGGTTGAGAAGTTTACGGTCTGTTGTATCCATGATCGATGTCATCCCTGTTATTGCGAAATCATGATGTAATTCTATCATTTGAACGCAATATGGAATGTATATCACATCAAGTCCATGATCTATTAAATCCGGTATGAAACATGGTGCCTTTGCTATCCTCCCTCTCGCGCTCGGCGCTGCTGTCTACGGCTTCGCTTTCGGTCTGCTTGCGGCGCAGGTCGGCTTCCCATGGTGGGGAATCGGGCTGATGAGTGCCTCGGTCCATGCCGGATCTTCGCAGATCGTCGCGGTGGAGCAGTTTGCCTCGACGCAAACCGTGTTCGGCGCGGCCCTGGCGGGGGCGGCACTGAACTTGCGGTATATCGGCATTGTTGCGTCCCTGTCGGACGTGCTGGCAGGGCTGTCGTTGCGAGCCAGACTTCTGGCGATCCACATCACAGGTGACGAAAACTGGGCGCTGACGATGGCGGAACGCGCAAAATCCCCTGACATTGGCGCGCAGTTCCTGCTGGGGTCGGGCTTTGTGATGATCAGTGTCTGGACAGTTTCGACCACCGCCGGAGCCGTGGTTGGTGCAGTGCTGCCCGATCTTGAAAGCTTCGGTCTGGGGTTCGCTTTCACGGCGGCGTTTATTGCTATGGCACGGGGGCTTTGGCGCGGACGCTCGCAAATGCTGCCTTGGGTCGTTGCCGCCGCTGCGACCGTCGCTGTCGTATCGCTGGGCTTGCCCAAAGCGTATGCGATCGTCGTCGGAACATTGTGCGGACTGGTGTTTCTGGTCATCCGCCGTCGAACTGAAAGGGTGGATGCATGACCGGCGCGCACTGGGCTGTTATCGGCGTCCTCGCCCTTGCCGCGTTCTCAATTCGTGTTGTCGGATTGATCGCAGGCGGGCGTATCCGCGCATCGCGTCATGCATGGGTGTTGGACGAACTTCCCGGCTTGATTGTCGTCTGTCTGGTTGCGGCATCACTGGCGGGTCAGCCTGTGCAGACGTCGATTGCTGCGGCCGTGGCGTTAGGGGCGGCAGTCCTAACCAACCATGTCATTGCGACGATGTTTGTTGGCGTCATCGTCTACGCGGGTCTTGCGATAAACGGGATATGAGGTTTACCATCACGCAGGTGGCTTGATGCGAGATCACAGAAGCCGCCGTTCACGCGCCGCGCGGCATCGGAAACCTTAACCATAGCGGACCTCAACTACCGTCGTTTTCGTGCGCATTGATGCGCGTGGCAGTGCTCGATCCGACGCAAGAACGCGTCCGCGCGTGGGATCGGGTCGTGTAGAAGCAAGCACCGGACATCATGGTGCCGCGCATTGGTGGTTCTTTGCTCTCCGTTGCCTAAATTCCAGTCCTCATATCCGCGCTGTCGACGTCAGATACGCGAACAGATTTCGCGCCGGAGGCGTCAGGTCTTCTTCGCCATGGATGCAGATAGCCAGCCTGCGGGTCGCCCACACATCGACCAGACGCACTGATGCGATATCTATCGATCCGGGCAGGTGGGAGAGTGCGGTTTCGGGAACGATGCCTACGCCGACACCCGCTGCCGCCATGCGGCAGATGCCTTCGAACGAGCGCATCCGCACGCGCATCTTCAACCTTGCTCCAAGACTGGCTGCCTGCGCATCAAGGTGATCCTGCAAGGCGCTTCCCATCAGGCCGATGAACTGTCGGGCAAGAATATCGGCAAAGGCGACATGTGTGCGCTTCGCCAGTTCGTCATCATGCGCGGCGACCACGACCAGCCGGTCGATGGCAAAAGGACGGGTTTGCAGATCACCGGTGGCGGCCGCCTGCGAAAGAACGCCGATCTCGGCCAGCCCGGCGGAAACTGCTCTCGCGATTTCCGTGCTCTGGCGTTCCCTGATCTCCAGATCGACCTGCGGATGCATCGCCATCCACGACGCAAGCGGCGCGGGCGTCACAAGCCTGGGCCGACGTCTCGCGCAACGGCGCAACCTTACCCATGTCGACGTAGACGATTTCGGCTGGGACCGTCTGGATGAGTCCTTCCCACGCGATCAGGCAATATGCATCGACCGCATTCGCCGATCATTGCCTGTGGACCAATGGGTTCTGACCGGTCCGGTCGAGGGGTGGGGGGACGCGCTGCTTGTGGCCGTTGACCTGATTGGATTTGTGACCGCTCCAACGCCGGTCAGACTGCAACGGCTTCTGAAGCGTGACCGGGAACGTTTTGGGGACAGGATAGCGCCAGATGGCGATCTGCATGCGCTGCACATGGCGGCCTACTGGTGGGCGCGGCAGTATGACGATCCGACATTTCCGGGGCAGAACCGTCTCAGCCAGAAGGAATGGCTGATTACGCGCGCGCCGTATGTGGTCCGGCTGGACGGGACGCTGCCGCTGAACGATATCGTTGACCGGCTTTTGATTGGTTTCCGCTGTCAGGCCGACCTGTGATCGATCGCTCCGTGGTCGCGCATTGAAGGTTTTCGGTTGACCAGAATCAGCAAAAGCCTTGCTCGGTCCTCAATGACGCGGGCGAACTTGCCGGTTGGTTTCGGGACCGGCAGCTATACCCGGAGCAAGGCGAGGTTCGGTTATTTTAGCCACGCCCGAAATCGCCTCTCACCCTCCGGGCTGAAACGGATGACGCGCGATGATGGCACCCTGCGCGCCCATGACAGGGCGAACAGGCGATCCAGCACCGCCTTGCCGACCTGCCCGGCCAGATGATGCCGCCGCTGGCTCCAATCCAGACAGGTGCGGCAAAGGGGGCGGTTGCTGGCGCGCAGATCATCGGGC
Above is a window of Roseinatronobacter sp. S2 DNA encoding:
- a CDS encoding AzlD domain-containing protein; its protein translation is MTGAHWAVIGVLALAAFSIRVVGLIAGGRIRASRHAWVLDELPGLIVVCLVAASLAGQPVQTSIAAAVALGAAVLTNHVIATMFVGVIVYAGLAINGI
- a CDS encoding LysR substrate-binding domain-containing protein; the encoded protein is MTPAPLASWMAMHPQVDLEIRERQSTEIARAVSAGLAEIGVLSQAAATGDLQTRPFAIDRLVVVAAHDDELAKRTHVAFADILARQFIGLMGSALQDHLDAQAASLGARLKMRVRMRSFEGICRMAAAGVGVGIVPETALSHLPGSIDIASVRLVDVWATRRLAICIHGEEDLTPPARNLFAYLTSTARI